One window of Mastacembelus armatus chromosome 20, fMasArm1.2, whole genome shotgun sequence genomic DNA carries:
- the htr5ab gene encoding 5-hydroxytryptamine (serotonin) receptor 5A, b, producing MAYPNTSILTANFSGALDSHDSGGNIYRPFSVFSVLTYTLLAMLVVATFVWNLLVLVTILRVRTFHRVPHNLVASMAISDVMVAALVMPLSLVHELNGRLWKLGRVLCQVWISFDVLCCTASIWNVTAIALDRYWSITRHMEYTLKTRKKISNVMIALTWLLSSIISLSPLFGWGETYSEGMKCQVSQEPSYTIFSTFGAFYLPLCVVLFVYWKIYKAAKFRIGSRKTNTITPMAEVKEEAQQPQMVFTVRHATVTFQTDGDTWREQKEKKAALMVGILIGVFVLCWIPFFITELIVPLCSCDIPPIWKSIFLWLGYSNSFFNPLIYTAFNKNYNNALRNLFSRQR from the exons ATGGCGTATCCCAACACCAGCATCTTGACAGCCAACTTCAGTGGAGCTTTGGACAGCCATGACTCTGGCGGAAATATCTACAGGCCcttctctgttttcagtgtgcTCACGTATACTTTACTGGCAATGCTGGTTGTGGCCACATTTGTGTGGAACTTGTTGGTGCTGGTGACCATCCTGAGGGTGAGAACGTTCCACAGGGTGCCCCACAACCTGGTGGCTTCCATGGCCATCTCTGATGTGATGGTGGCCGCCCTGGTCATGCCTCTTAGCCTCGTCCATGAGTTGAACGGCCGGCTGTGGAAACTGGGCCGCGTGCTATGCCAGGTGTGGATCTCCTTTGATGTGCTCTGCTGCACAGCTAGCATTTGGAATGTGACGGCAATCGCACTGGACCGCTACTGGTCCATCACCAGGCACATGGAGTACACACTCAAGACACGGAAAAAGATCTCCAATGTGATGATTGCACTCACATGGCTGTTGTCTTCCATCATTTCCTTGTCACCACTCTTTGGCTGGGGGGAGACCTACTCAGAGGGCATGAAGTGCCAGGTGAGCCAGGAGCCATCCTACACAATCTTCTCGACCTTTGGGGCATTTTACCTCCCCCTTTGTGtggttctgtttgtttattggaAGATCTACAAGGCTGCCAAATTTCGGATTGGCTCCCGCAAGACGAACACAATCACACCTATGGCTGAG GTGAAGGAGGAGGCACAGCAGCCCCAGATGGTGTTTACTGTGCGCCATGCCACCGTGACCTTCCAGACAGACGGGGACACATGGCGCgaacagaaggagaaaaaggcAGCGCTGATGGTAGGCATTTTGATTGGCGTGTTTGTACTTTGCTGGATTCCCTTCTTCATCACTGAGCTCATCGTGCCACTGTGCTCCTGTGACATCCCGCCCATCTGGAAGAGCATCTTTCTGTGGCTGGGCTACTCCAACTCCTTCTTTAACCCTCTGATATACACCGCCTTTAATAAGAACTACAACAATGCCTTGAGGAACCTCTTTTCTCGACAGCGCTGA